The Thermodesulfobacteriota bacterium genome contains the following window.
TAAGTTCCTCTTCTGACTACTGCATTCTGGCTTCTGACTTTTGAAGTTTATTTGAAACTCAGTCACTTTATTTTTGTCTTTGCACCTTTGTTGTTAATAATCTGAAAATCTGTTTATTGCATCTCTTAGATCAATCTTACCGCTGTAAATTGACTTGCCAAGTATTACCCCCAAAAGCCCCACCGTAGTTAGGTCAGACAGTTTTTCTAATTCATTAAGGGATGAAATTCCACCAGAAGCAATTATAGGTATTGGAGAGTTTCTAACAAATTCTTCAACTGCATTAATATTCATACCCTCCAAAGTTCCATCACGATCTATATCAGTGTGTATAACTAAAGAGACACCCGCTGCCTTCAAATAATCTAGAAAAGATTTTAGATCGAAATCTATAGTTTGTTTCCATCCCCTTACAGCGATCCTCCCATTCTTTGTGTCAATTCCAACGGCGACCCGCTGTGGAAACTTTCGGTTAGCTTCAGCTAAAATCTCCGGTTTCTGAACTGCCACAGTTCCCAGTATGACTCTATCCAGCCCTGTTTCTAAATATCTTTCAATGGTTTCAATATCCCTGATTCCACCACCTATTTGAACGGAGCATGAAACGGAATTCACGATTTCTTTTATTAATTCAAAATTCCTCGGTTTACCTGAAAATGCACCATCAAGATCAACAACATGTATGCGCCTAGCTCCGCATTCCTCCCATTTCCTAGCCACAGCCAGCGGATCTTGAGAAAATACTGTTTCAGTCCCCTCCTCTCCCCTTAACAACCTTACACATTTACCTTCCTTTAGATCTATGGCAGGAATAATAAGCATTTAAGGCTGCCCTAGGAATTCCGCAAGATTGTCTACAACTTCTATTACACCCTCTTTTGCGAGTTGATTCGCAGTAATCCATTTACCCTTCCG
Protein-coding sequences here:
- the hisA gene encoding 1-(5-phosphoribosyl)-5-[(5-phosphoribosylamino)methylideneamino]imidazole-4-carboxamide isomerase produces the protein MLIIPAIDLKEGKCVRLLRGEEGTETVFSQDPLAVARKWEECGARRIHVVDLDGAFSGKPRNFELIKEIVNSVSCSVQIGGGIRDIETIERYLETGLDRVILGTVAVQKPEILAEANRKFPQRVAVGIDTKNGRIAVRGWKQTIDFDLKSFLDYLKAAGVSLVIHTDIDRDGTLEGMNINAVEEFVRNSPIPIIASGGISSLNELEKLSDLTTVGLLGVILGKSIYSGKIDLRDAINRFSDY